One segment of Streptomyces sp. NBC_01463 DNA contains the following:
- the guaB gene encoding IMP dehydrogenase, translated as MTANVDGVPEKFATLGLTYDDVLLLPGASEVLPNAVDTSTLISRNVRVNIPLLSAAMDKVTEARMAIAMARQGGVGVLHRNLSVEDQVNQVDLVKRSESGMVTDPITVGPDATLGEADALCAKFRISGVPVTDPAGKLLGIVTNRDMAFESDRSRQVREVMTPMPLVTGRVGISGVDAMELLRRHKIEKLPLVDEAGILKGLITVKDFKKAEQYPGAAKDAEGRLLVGAAVGASPEALDRAQALAGAGVDFLIVDTSHGHNSNALNWMAKIKSAVDVDVIGGNVATRDGAQALIDAGVDGVKVGVGPGSICTTRVVAGIGVPQVTAIYEAALAARAAGVPVIGDGGLQYSGDIGKALAAGADSVMLGSLLAGCEESPGELLFINGKQFKSYRGMGSLGAMQSRGQGRSYSKDRYFQAEVSSDDKLVPEGIEGQVPYRGPLANVLHQLVGGLRQTMGYVGAASVDEMESKGRFVRITSAGLKESHPHDIQMTVEAPNYSRK; from the coding sequence ATGACTGCAAACGTCGACGGAGTGCCCGAGAAATTCGCGACACTCGGGCTGACATACGACGACGTGCTGCTGCTGCCGGGCGCATCTGAAGTGCTGCCCAACGCGGTCGACACCTCGACGCTCATCTCGCGGAACGTGCGGGTGAACATCCCGCTGCTGTCCGCCGCGATGGACAAGGTCACCGAGGCCCGGATGGCCATCGCCATGGCCCGGCAGGGCGGCGTCGGCGTACTGCACCGCAATCTCTCGGTCGAGGACCAGGTCAACCAGGTCGACCTGGTGAAGCGGTCCGAGTCCGGCATGGTCACCGACCCGATCACGGTCGGCCCGGACGCCACGCTCGGCGAGGCCGACGCGCTGTGTGCGAAGTTCCGCATCAGCGGCGTCCCGGTCACCGACCCGGCGGGCAAGCTGCTCGGCATCGTCACCAACCGCGACATGGCCTTCGAGTCGGACCGCTCGCGCCAGGTGCGCGAGGTCATGACGCCGATGCCGCTGGTCACCGGCCGCGTCGGCATCTCCGGCGTGGACGCCATGGAGCTGCTGCGCCGCCACAAGATCGAGAAGCTTCCGCTGGTCGACGAGGCGGGCATCCTCAAGGGCCTCATCACGGTCAAGGACTTCAAGAAGGCCGAGCAGTACCCGGGCGCGGCCAAGGACGCCGAGGGCCGGCTGCTCGTCGGCGCCGCCGTCGGCGCCAGCCCGGAGGCGCTGGACCGCGCCCAGGCGCTGGCCGGGGCCGGTGTGGACTTCCTGATCGTCGACACCTCGCACGGTCACAACAGCAACGCCCTCAACTGGATGGCGAAGATCAAGTCGGCCGTCGACGTGGACGTCATCGGCGGCAACGTCGCGACCCGCGACGGCGCCCAGGCCCTGATCGACGCCGGCGTGGACGGCGTCAAGGTGGGCGTCGGTCCCGGCTCGATCTGCACCACCCGCGTGGTCGCCGGCATCGGCGTCCCGCAGGTCACCGCGATCTACGAGGCCGCCCTCGCGGCCCGTGCCGCGGGCGTCCCGGTCATCGGTGACGGCGGCCTGCAGTACTCCGGCGACATCGGCAAGGCGCTCGCCGCCGGTGCCGACAGCGTGATGCTCGGCTCGCTGCTCGCGGGCTGCGAGGAGTCCCCGGGCGAGCTGCTCTTCATCAACGGCAAGCAGTTCAAGTCGTACCGCGGCATGGGTTCGCTGGGTGCGATGCAGTCCCGCGGCCAGGGCCGCTCGTACTCCAAGGACCGCTACTTCCAGGCCGAGGTGTCCTCCGACGACAAGCTCGTCCCCGAGGGCATCGAGGGCCAGGTGCCCTACCGGGGCCCGCTGGCCAACGTGCTGCACCAGCTCGTCGGCGGTCTCCGCCAGACGATGGGGTACGTGGGCGCCGCCTCCGTCGACGAGATGGAGAGCAAGGGCCGCTTCGTGCGGATCACCTCGGCGGGTCTCAAGGAGAGCCACCCGCACGACATCCAGATGACGGTCGAAGCACCGAACTACAGCAGGAAGTAA
- a CDS encoding sigma-70 family RNA polymerase sigma factor — protein sequence MRDDGTTVIGALVHRAVEGDAQATHDLLAHVHPLALRYCRSRLNRLPGDARHFVEDLAQEVCVAVLMALPRYKDTGRPFEAFVFAIAGHKVADLQRAAMRHPGSTAVPSDEMPERPDDSLGPEERALLSSDAAWAKKLLANLPENQRELLVLRVAVGLTAEETGQMLGMSPGAVRVAQHRALSRLRALAEQ from the coding sequence ATGCGCGACGACGGAACGACGGTGATCGGTGCTCTGGTGCATCGTGCCGTCGAGGGCGACGCGCAGGCCACCCATGATCTGCTGGCCCACGTCCACCCCCTCGCGCTGCGCTACTGCAGGTCCCGGCTGAACCGGCTGCCCGGTGACGCGCGCCACTTCGTGGAGGACCTGGCGCAGGAGGTCTGCGTCGCGGTGCTGATGGCCCTGCCGCGCTACAAGGACACCGGCAGACCCTTCGAGGCCTTCGTCTTCGCCATCGCCGGCCACAAGGTGGCCGATCTCCAGCGCGCCGCGATGCGGCACCCGGGATCGACCGCCGTGCCCTCCGACGAGATGCCGGAGCGGCCGGACGACTCGCTCGGGCCCGAGGAGCGCGCGCTGCTCAGCAGCGATGCGGCCTGGGCCAAGAAGCTCCTCGCCAACCTCCCGGAGAACCAGCGCGAGCTGCTGGTCCTGCGCGTCGCCGTGGGGCTCACCGCCGAGGAGACCGGACAGATGCTCGGCATGTCGCCGGGTGCGGTCCGGGTCGCCCAGCACCGCGCGCTGAGTCGGCTGCGGGCCCTCGCGGAACAGTGA
- a CDS encoding response regulator transcription factor: MTSVLVCDDSPLAREALRRAVATVPGVERVTTAANGEEVLRRWGADRSDLILMDVRMPGLGGVETVRRLLSADPGARIIMLTVAEDLDGVALAVAAGARGYLHKDASRAELRATVTQALADPTWRLAPRRLRSAEMGAAPTLTAREIQVLEGMSHGRSNAEIGRELFLSEDTVKTHARRLFKKLGASDRAHAVALGFRWGLVR, encoded by the coding sequence ATGACATCCGTCCTCGTCTGCGACGACTCCCCGCTTGCCCGAGAAGCGCTCCGTCGCGCGGTCGCGACCGTGCCCGGCGTCGAACGTGTGACGACCGCGGCCAACGGTGAGGAAGTCCTCCGCCGCTGGGGCGCCGACCGTTCGGATCTGATTCTCATGGACGTACGCATGCCCGGTCTGGGTGGTGTGGAGACCGTCCGTCGGCTGCTCTCCGCCGACCCCGGCGCGAGGATCATCATGCTGACCGTCGCCGAGGACCTGGACGGTGTCGCGCTCGCGGTCGCCGCCGGGGCCCGCGGATATCTGCACAAGGACGCCTCCCGGGCGGAGCTCCGGGCGACCGTCACCCAGGCCCTGGCCGATCCGACGTGGCGGCTCGCCCCGCGCCGGCTGCGGTCGGCCGAGATGGGTGCGGCGCCCACGCTCACGGCGCGCGAGATCCAGGTGCTCGAAGGGATGAGCCACGGCCGCTCCAACGCGGAGATCGGCCGCGAGCTGTTCCTCTCCGAGGACACGGTGAAGACGCACGCCAGGCGGCTGTTCAAGAAGCTCGGCGCCTCGGACCGCGCGCACGCCGTCGCGCTCGGTTTCCGCTGGGGCCTGGTCCGCTGA
- a CDS encoding WhiB family transcriptional regulator produces the protein MADFSRLPGPNADLWDWQLLAACRGVDSSLFFHPEGERGAARSARETSAKEVCMRCPVRAECAAHALAVREPYGVWGGLTEDEREELMGRARNRLITAAAPASPPGHG, from the coding sequence ATGGCAGATTTCTCCCGCCTTCCCGGACCCAACGCCGATCTGTGGGACTGGCAGCTGCTGGCGGCCTGCCGAGGGGTCGACAGCTCACTGTTCTTCCACCCCGAGGGGGAACGCGGAGCCGCCCGGAGCGCCCGCGAGACCTCCGCGAAAGAGGTCTGCATGCGATGCCCGGTACGCGCCGAGTGCGCCGCGCACGCACTGGCGGTACGCGAGCCCTACGGGGTGTGGGGCGGACTGACCGAGGACGAACGCGAGGAGCTCATGGGACGGGCCCGCAACCGGCTGATCACCGCGGCGGCACCGGCCTCACCGCCGGGACACGGCTGA
- a CDS encoding LysR family transcriptional regulator, whose amino-acid sequence MIEARHLRVLRAVAGTGSFSAAARELGCTQPAVSQQMKALESSAGTTLLIRTGREMRLTQAGEALVRHASGILAGLTAAEEEVAAIAGLRAGRVRLVSFPSGSSTLVPGALAALRADHPGTRVSLVEAEPPRSVEMLRDGDCDIALAFRYGTPGTEWDDLVVRPLLTDRLIGLVPEGHGLADRDEVGIGELAAESWIAGCPRCRRQLVEVCEESGFTPRIDFATDDYPAVIGLVGAGLGVAVLPALAIESVRPRGARTVAVEPAIEREIVALTLPDLAQVPAVAATLDQLSRAATR is encoded by the coding sequence GTGATCGAGGCCCGTCATCTCCGAGTCCTGCGCGCCGTGGCCGGCACCGGTTCCTTCTCCGCCGCCGCCCGCGAGCTGGGCTGCACCCAGCCCGCCGTGAGCCAGCAGATGAAGGCGCTGGAGTCCTCCGCGGGCACCACGCTGCTCATCCGCACCGGACGCGAGATGCGGCTGACACAGGCCGGAGAGGCGCTCGTGCGCCACGCCTCGGGCATCCTCGCCGGGCTCACCGCCGCCGAGGAGGAGGTCGCCGCGATCGCCGGGCTGCGGGCCGGCCGGGTCCGCCTGGTCTCCTTCCCCAGCGGCAGCTCGACCCTGGTCCCCGGCGCCCTCGCCGCGCTCCGGGCGGACCACCCCGGCACCCGGGTCTCCCTGGTCGAGGCCGAGCCGCCCCGCTCGGTGGAGATGCTGCGCGACGGCGACTGCGACATCGCGCTGGCCTTCCGCTACGGCACGCCGGGCACCGAGTGGGACGACCTGGTGGTGCGTCCCCTGCTCACCGACCGGCTGATCGGCCTGGTGCCCGAGGGGCACGGGCTCGCGGACCGGGACGAGGTCGGCATCGGCGAACTCGCCGCCGAGTCGTGGATCGCCGGCTGCCCCCGCTGCCGCCGGCAGCTGGTGGAGGTCTGCGAGGAGTCCGGCTTCACCCCGCGGATCGACTTCGCCACCGACGACTACCCGGCGGTGATCGGTCTGGTCGGCGCGGGTCTGGGGGTCGCCGTGCTGCCGGCGCTGGCGATCGAGTCGGTACGCCCCAGGGGGGCCAGGACCGTCGCGGTGGAGCCGGCCATCGAGCGCGAGATCGTCGCGCTGACCCTGCCCGACCTGGCCCAGGTCCCGGCCGTGGCGGCCACCCTGGACCAGCTGTCCCGGGCGGCCACCCGCTGA
- a CDS encoding MOSC domain-containing protein: protein MNAMRVLTVNTGRPVAVPYTDSKEGLTGIDKRPVEGLVRVADPGPEGVGGSALAGDAVCDLRHHGGSNQAVYAFAREDLDTWERELGRPVRNGWFGENLTTAGVAVGQALIGERWRVGAELVLEVTSGRIPCRTFAGHVGEERWIKRYTRTAVPGAYFRVITPGGIRAGDPVEIVHRPDHEVTVELQFRAVTTQRELLPLLLTAGAALHPEALRRARAYVARQG, encoded by the coding sequence ATGAACGCGATGAGAGTGCTGACGGTGAACACGGGCCGGCCCGTGGCGGTGCCCTACACCGACTCCAAGGAGGGCCTGACCGGGATCGACAAGCGGCCCGTCGAGGGACTCGTGCGGGTCGCGGACCCCGGTCCCGAGGGCGTCGGCGGCAGCGCACTGGCCGGGGACGCGGTCTGCGATCTGCGCCACCACGGCGGCTCGAACCAGGCCGTGTACGCCTTCGCCCGCGAGGACCTCGACACCTGGGAGCGAGAACTGGGCCGCCCGGTCCGCAACGGCTGGTTCGGCGAGAACCTGACCACGGCCGGGGTGGCGGTCGGCCAGGCGCTGATCGGCGAGCGCTGGCGGGTCGGTGCCGAGCTGGTCCTGGAGGTCACGTCCGGCCGGATCCCGTGCCGTACGTTCGCGGGCCACGTCGGCGAGGAGCGCTGGATCAAGAGGTACACGCGGACGGCCGTTCCCGGGGCGTACTTCCGGGTGATCACGCCGGGCGGCATCCGGGCGGGCGACCCGGTCGAGATCGTGCACCGGCCGGACCACGAGGTGACGGTGGAGCTGCAGTTCCGGGCCGTGACCACACAGCGGGAACTGCTGCCGCTGCTGCTCACGGCCGGTGCGGCCCTGCATCCCGAGGCGCTGCGCAGGGCGCGTGCGTACGTGGCCCGTCAGGGGTGA
- a CDS encoding SDR family oxidoreductase: MTTALITGATAGIGAAFARRLAAGGHNLVLVARDTDRLRDQATELHDRHGIEAEVLTADLSTDEGIAAVEARLADRRESVDLLVNNAGFGNKGRYLDVPMADELAMLKVHCEAVLRLTSAAAAGMKERGRGGIVNVASVAAFVPRGTYGASKAWVVQFSQGAAKDLAGSGVRMMALCPGFVRTEFHQRAGMGTGNIPGWMWLDADKLVAAALADLARGKSVSVPDPRYKALMGLVKLTPRGLLGGMTSRTGRKYGPQ, encoded by the coding sequence ATGACGACTGCACTGATTACGGGCGCGACCGCGGGCATCGGGGCCGCCTTCGCGCGCCGGCTCGCGGCCGGGGGACACAACCTCGTGCTGGTGGCCCGCGACACCGACCGGCTGCGGGACCAGGCCACCGAACTGCACGACCGGCACGGCATCGAGGCCGAGGTGCTGACCGCCGACCTGTCCACGGACGAGGGGATCGCCGCCGTCGAGGCGCGGCTGGCCGACCGCAGGGAGTCGGTCGATCTGCTGGTCAACAACGCCGGCTTCGGCAACAAGGGCCGCTATCTGGACGTGCCCATGGCGGACGAGCTGGCGATGCTGAAGGTCCACTGCGAGGCGGTACTGCGGCTGACGTCGGCGGCCGCGGCGGGCATGAAGGAGCGCGGCCGGGGCGGCATCGTGAACGTGGCCTCGGTGGCGGCGTTCGTGCCGCGCGGCACGTACGGGGCGTCCAAGGCGTGGGTGGTCCAGTTCAGCCAGGGCGCGGCCAAGGACCTGGCCGGCTCGGGTGTGCGGATGATGGCGCTGTGCCCCGGCTTCGTCCGGACCGAGTTCCACCAGCGGGCCGGGATGGGCACCGGCAACATCCCGGGCTGGATGTGGCTCGACGCCGACAAGCTGGTGGCCGCGGCCCTGGCGGACCTGGCGCGCGGCAAGTCGGTCTCGGTGCCGGACCCGCGGTACAAGGCGCTGATGGGCCTGGTGAAGCTGACGCCGCGCGGTCTGCTCGGCGGAATGACCTCCAGGACGGGCCGCAAGTACGGGCCCCAGTAG
- a CDS encoding substrate-binding domain-containing protein produces the protein MREGAAERHDRLLNLVRERGSVRVSDLAERLGVAPVTARRDVEALAARGLLDRVHGSVSWPAERGLSGTPAGGGPVIGMLAPAAVYYFAEVIRGAHEAAARLGARLILRVTDYRPEDDASHAAGLLAAGAQGLLLAPSWTEPGHPAAFSDWIARLPVEKVMVERTGAPGGPLEGLDRVCSDHAYGVLLAVRHLVGLGHGAPLLIARADSPTAQAVRAGYARALAVLGLRAPGPVIESSSDERDPELFERAAQAVRDAVRRGRATAALMHNDEDAIRMVRRLAELGVRVPGDLSLITYDDEVAALADTPLTAVAPPKREVGRRAAELLVERLAGRREGGPDDLVARRHVALLPALRVRESCGRPATPPTVSGENDGG, from the coding sequence GTGCGCGAAGGTGCCGCTGAACGTCATGACCGACTGCTGAACCTGGTACGCGAACGGGGCAGCGTCCGCGTCTCCGACCTGGCGGAGCGGCTCGGCGTCGCCCCGGTCACCGCGCGCCGCGACGTCGAGGCTCTCGCGGCGCGCGGCCTGCTGGACCGGGTGCACGGTTCGGTCTCCTGGCCGGCCGAGCGGGGGCTGTCCGGCACCCCCGCGGGCGGCGGTCCGGTCATCGGGATGCTGGCGCCGGCGGCCGTGTACTACTTCGCCGAGGTGATCCGCGGCGCGCACGAGGCGGCCGCCCGGCTCGGTGCCCGGCTGATCCTGCGGGTCACCGACTACCGGCCGGAGGACGACGCCTCCCACGCCGCCGGGCTGCTCGCCGCCGGCGCGCAGGGGCTGCTGCTGGCCCCGAGCTGGACGGAGCCGGGCCATCCGGCCGCATTCAGCGACTGGATCGCCCGGCTGCCCGTGGAGAAGGTCATGGTGGAGCGGACCGGTGCGCCCGGCGGTCCGCTGGAGGGCCTGGACCGGGTCTGCTCGGACCACGCGTACGGCGTGCTGCTCGCCGTACGGCACCTGGTGGGGCTCGGCCACGGGGCCCCGCTGCTGATCGCCCGGGCGGACAGCCCCACCGCCCAGGCGGTGCGGGCCGGGTACGCGCGGGCGCTGGCCGTGCTGGGGCTGCGGGCGCCGGGGCCGGTGATCGAGTCCTCGTCGGACGAACGCGATCCGGAGCTGTTCGAGCGGGCCGCGCAGGCGGTGCGGGACGCGGTGCGGCGGGGGCGGGCGACCGCGGCGCTGATGCACAACGACGAGGACGCGATCCGGATGGTGCGGCGGCTGGCCGAGCTGGGCGTCCGGGTGCCCGGGGACCTGTCCCTGATCACCTACGACGACGAGGTGGCGGCGCTCGCCGACACCCCGCTCACCGCAGTCGCGCCGCCCAAGCGAGAGGTCGGCCGGCGTGCGGCGGAGCTGCTCGTGGAGCGGCTGGCGGGGCGGCGCGAGGGTGGTCCCGACGATCTGGTGGCGCGGCGTCACGTGGCGCTGCTGCCCGCCCTGCGGGTCCGCGAGTCGTGCGGCCGGCCCGCGACACCGCCGACGGTCTCCGGCGAGAACGACGGCGGCTGA
- a CDS encoding sugar ABC transporter substrate-binding protein: MSRSWSRPIHALVGAVTAVAVLTACGGGGGGRSPARGTAEHPVTVSFWAWTKGSQEVVDAFNASHDTIKVKFEEIPSGGLGGYPKIANAVKAGIAPDLLSIEYPQLSAFVSQGSLQDISSYLTDDIKKKFLPQTIEMTTLGGKNWAVPFDASPQVFYYRKDFFTEHHITLPKTWDDFRTAAAQVKKASPKTRIATFFPDDPTFFQAMAWQAGAQWFRAGKDAWQVDTTDPASQRTAEYWQGLIDDKLVSTASSFSPEWTSSLKQGTTVGYLGASWGAGVLAGIVPEEKGKWAAMELPSWEADKPASGMIGGSTFAVSKNSTKTAAAVEFALWMSTHEDAIKARIGASTSSALPASPAMVPIARKAFDTSFYGGQDLYGLFTRAGASIGPDWIWGPSPGATNSALGDELGEVVGGSSTLPHAIRTAHDATVADLKKRGLKVEEPS, translated from the coding sequence GTGAGCCGCAGCTGGTCCCGTCCCATCCATGCACTGGTCGGTGCCGTCACCGCCGTCGCCGTCCTGACGGCGTGCGGCGGTGGCGGTGGCGGCCGCTCCCCCGCCCGTGGCACCGCCGAGCACCCCGTGACCGTCTCCTTCTGGGCCTGGACCAAGGGGTCGCAGGAAGTGGTGGACGCGTTCAACGCGAGCCACGACACGATCAAGGTCAAGTTCGAGGAGATACCCTCCGGCGGCCTCGGCGGCTATCCCAAGATCGCCAACGCCGTGAAGGCGGGCATCGCGCCCGACCTGCTCTCCATCGAGTACCCGCAGCTCTCCGCGTTCGTCAGCCAGGGCTCGCTCCAGGACATCAGCAGTTACCTGACCGACGACATCAAGAAGAAGTTCCTGCCGCAGACGATCGAGATGACGACGCTCGGCGGGAAGAACTGGGCGGTGCCGTTCGACGCGTCGCCGCAGGTCTTCTACTACCGCAAGGACTTCTTCACCGAGCACCACATCACGCTGCCGAAGACCTGGGACGACTTCCGGACCGCCGCCGCGCAGGTGAAGAAGGCCTCGCCGAAGACCAGGATCGCCACCTTCTTCCCCGACGACCCGACGTTCTTCCAGGCCATGGCCTGGCAGGCCGGAGCCCAGTGGTTCCGGGCCGGCAAGGACGCCTGGCAGGTCGACACGACCGACCCCGCCTCGCAGCGCACGGCGGAGTACTGGCAGGGGCTGATCGACGACAAGCTGGTCAGCACCGCATCCTCGTTCAGCCCGGAGTGGACCAGCTCCCTCAAGCAGGGCACCACGGTCGGCTACCTCGGCGCCTCCTGGGGCGCCGGTGTCCTCGCGGGCATCGTGCCCGAGGAGAAGGGGAAGTGGGCCGCCATGGAGCTGCCGTCCTGGGAGGCGGACAAGCCGGCCAGCGGCATGATCGGCGGCTCCACCTTCGCGGTGAGCAAGAACAGCACCAAGACGGCCGCCGCCGTCGAGTTCGCCCTGTGGATGTCCACGCACGAGGACGCCATCAAGGCCCGGATCGGCGCGAGCACGTCGAGCGCGCTGCCCGCGTCGCCCGCGATGGTGCCGATCGCCCGCAAGGCGTTCGACACGAGCTTCTACGGCGGCCAGGACCTGTACGGCCTGTTCACCCGGGCCGGGGCCTCCATCGGCCCCGACTGGATCTGGGGCCCGAGCCCCGGCGCCACCAACTCCGCACTCGGCGACGAACTCGGCGAGGTCGTCGGCGGCAGCTCCACCCTCCCGCACGCCATCCGGACCGCCCATGACGCCACCGTCGCCGATCTGAAGAAGCGCGGTCTGAAGGTCGAGGAGCCCTCATGA
- a CDS encoding sugar ABC transporter permease, whose protein sequence is MSTPPNSGTRTGGLSAKARTRIAAGTFLTPFFVLFTVAMIVPVCYALWLSLFTEKQSGLGFDGPRTVFDGLGNYAAALGDQAFRDGFWVLLGYCAFYIPLMAGGAIVLALLLDTALARARRFFQLALFLPHAIPGLIAALIWIYLYTPQLSPVVKAMEAGGIGFDFFSSDGTLPSIVNIALWEWLGYNVVIFYAALQAVDRSLLEAATVDGAGNWRIAFSIKLPLIRSSLVMVLLFTIIGSLQLFTEPLILSRGSGSAVTSTWTPNMYAYSAAFERNDYGLAAAASVLIALVAAALSFAVTRFTNRKEARA, encoded by the coding sequence ATGAGCACGCCCCCCAACTCCGGTACCCGCACCGGCGGGCTGAGCGCGAAGGCCCGCACCCGGATCGCGGCCGGCACCTTCCTCACCCCGTTCTTCGTCCTGTTCACCGTCGCGATGATCGTCCCGGTCTGTTACGCGCTCTGGCTGAGCCTCTTCACGGAGAAGCAGTCCGGGCTGGGCTTCGACGGCCCCCGTACGGTCTTCGACGGGCTCGGCAACTACGCCGCCGCCCTCGGCGACCAGGCCTTCCGCGACGGCTTCTGGGTGCTGCTGGGCTACTGCGCCTTCTACATCCCGCTGATGGCGGGCGGCGCCATCGTGCTGGCGCTGCTGCTGGACACGGCCCTGGCCCGCGCCCGGCGCTTCTTCCAGCTGGCGCTCTTCCTGCCGCACGCCATCCCCGGTCTGATCGCCGCGCTGATCTGGATCTACCTCTACACGCCGCAGCTCAGCCCGGTCGTCAAGGCGATGGAGGCCGGCGGGATCGGCTTCGACTTCTTCTCGTCCGACGGCACGCTGCCCTCCATCGTCAACATCGCGCTGTGGGAGTGGCTCGGCTACAACGTGGTGATCTTCTACGCCGCACTGCAGGCCGTCGACCGGTCGTTGCTGGAGGCCGCGACCGTGGACGGCGCGGGGAACTGGCGGATCGCGTTCTCCATCAAACTCCCGCTGATCCGTTCCTCGTTGGTGATGGTGCTGCTGTTCACCATCATCGGCTCGCTCCAGCTGTTCACCGAGCCGCTGATCCTCAGCCGGGGCTCCGGCTCGGCCGTGACCAGCACCTGGACCCCGAACATGTACGCCTACAGCGCCGCCTTCGAACGCAACGACTACGGTCTCGCCGCCGCGGCGTCCGTACTCATCGCGCTCGTCGCCGCCGCGCTCTCCTTCGCCGTCACCCGCTTCACCAACCGCAAGGAGGCACGGGCATGA
- a CDS encoding carbohydrate ABC transporter permease: MTSPVMIDPAAPAARPADRARDRAAAGPAGPRSNRWLSKTAVNGVLVIAAVYTLFPLIWLVTAATKDAGNLLGGDVFSFEGFNLGSNLTSLSTYQDGIYFRWYGNSLLYAGVGALGCSLISVAAGYAFDKYRFKGKEKLFALVLLGVLLPSTALSLPLYLLAVKTGTVNTYWAVLIPALVNPFGVYLSRIFSAGYIPDEVLEAARIDGAGEMRTFWSVGLRMVMPGFVTVFLFQFTAIWNNFFLPLVMLSDKKLYPLSLGLYNWHSTANADPSFYPMVVTGSLLAVTPLIIAFVTLQRHWKAGLTAGSVK, encoded by the coding sequence ATGACCTCCCCCGTCATGATCGATCCGGCCGCCCCGGCCGCCCGCCCTGCCGACCGCGCCCGCGACCGCGCCGCCGCCGGCCCGGCCGGCCCCCGGTCCAACCGCTGGCTGTCGAAGACCGCGGTCAACGGCGTCCTCGTCATCGCCGCCGTCTACACGCTCTTCCCGCTGATCTGGCTGGTCACCGCGGCGACCAAGGACGCCGGAAACCTGCTGGGCGGCGACGTCTTCTCCTTCGAGGGCTTCAACCTCGGCAGCAACCTCACCTCCCTGTCCACGTATCAGGACGGCATCTACTTCCGCTGGTACGGAAACTCCCTGCTGTACGCGGGCGTCGGGGCCCTCGGCTGTTCCCTGATCAGCGTCGCGGCCGGGTACGCCTTCGACAAGTACCGCTTCAAGGGCAAGGAGAAGCTGTTCGCCCTGGTGCTGCTGGGTGTCCTGCTGCCCTCCACCGCGCTGTCCCTGCCGCTGTACCTGCTGGCCGTCAAGACGGGAACCGTCAACACCTACTGGGCGGTGCTGATCCCGGCGCTGGTCAACCCGTTCGGCGTGTACCTCTCGCGGATCTTCAGCGCGGGATACATACCGGACGAGGTCCTGGAGGCCGCCCGTATCGACGGTGCGGGCGAGATGCGCACCTTCTGGTCGGTGGGTCTGCGCATGGTCATGCCCGGCTTCGTGACCGTCTTCCTCTTCCAGTTCACCGCCATCTGGAACAACTTCTTCCTCCCCCTGGTCATGCTCTCGGACAAGAAGCTCTATCCGCTGAGCCTGGGCCTCTACAACTGGCACAGCACCGCCAACGCCGACCCGAGCTTCTACCCCATGGTCGTCACCGGCTCCCTCCTGGCCGTCACCCCGCTGATCATCGCCTTCGTCACCCTGCAACGTCACTGGAAGGCCGGCCTCACCGCCGGCAGCGTCAAGTGA